In Variovorax paradoxus, a single genomic region encodes these proteins:
- a CDS encoding DsbC family protein → MNPRRTLLLAGCSLGVLSAAAAAVAENRKDPVEGRFEKLRDFTVDKLPLQDAIRIVHGAGQRRIAVFSDPNCGHCKRVDRDLKAIGNVTVYIFPYPVLGDDSARKARDIWCGKDSAKRWEDWMQAGVAPTQAMGACDAAALQRNAALGRKLKINGTPALIFSDGTFVPGAIPAAWIETLLAAAERR, encoded by the coding sequence ATGAATCCGCGACGCACACTTCTCCTGGCCGGTTGCTCGCTCGGCGTGCTGAGCGCCGCAGCCGCCGCGGTGGCCGAAAACCGCAAGGACCCCGTCGAAGGACGCTTCGAGAAACTCCGCGACTTCACCGTCGACAAGCTGCCCTTGCAGGACGCGATCCGGATCGTGCACGGCGCCGGCCAGCGCCGCATCGCGGTGTTCTCCGATCCGAATTGCGGCCACTGCAAGCGCGTCGACCGCGACCTGAAGGCCATCGGCAACGTCACCGTCTACATCTTTCCCTACCCGGTACTCGGCGACGATTCGGCGCGCAAGGCGCGCGACATCTGGTGCGGCAAGGACAGCGCGAAACGCTGGGAAGACTGGATGCAGGCCGGCGTGGCTCCCACGCAAGCCATGGGCGCCTGCGATGCGGCGGCACTGCAACGCAACGCCGCGCTGGGCCGGAAGCTGAAGATCAACGGAACGCCGGCGCTGATCTTCAGCGACGGCACCTTCGTGCCGGGCGCGATTCCCGCCGCATGGATCGAGACGCTGCTCGCCGCTGCCGAGCGGCGATAA
- a CDS encoding Lrp/AsnC family transcriptional regulator, which translates to MKKIKIDSIDRKLLELLQTNAERQVADLAAQVGLSQTPCWRRIQRLKEAGVITRSVTLLDPQKVNVGVTVFVAVRTSTHTQAWFDRFKAAVDVIPEVVEFYRMSGEIDYLLRVVVPDIGAYDKVYKRLIADTHLSDVSSSFAMEEIKFTTALPLSYAE; encoded by the coding sequence ATGAAGAAGATAAAAATTGATTCCATAGACCGAAAGCTCCTGGAACTGCTGCAAACGAATGCCGAACGGCAGGTCGCCGATCTCGCCGCGCAGGTCGGGCTGTCGCAAACGCCTTGCTGGCGGCGCATCCAGCGCCTGAAGGAGGCCGGGGTGATCACCAGGAGCGTGACGCTGCTGGACCCGCAGAAGGTGAACGTGGGCGTGACGGTGTTCGTCGCCGTGCGCACCAGCACGCACACGCAGGCCTGGTTCGACCGGTTCAAGGCCGCGGTGGACGTCATTCCCGAGGTCGTCGAGTTCTACCGCATGAGCGGAGAGATCGACTACCTGCTGCGCGTGGTCGTCCCGGACATCGGCGCCTACGACAAGGTCTACAAGCGCCTGATCGCCGACACGCACCTGTCGGACGTCAGTTCCAGCTTTGCGATGGAGGAGATCAAGTTCACCACCGCATTGCCGCTTTCCTATGCGGAGTAG
- a CDS encoding ABC transporter substrate-binding protein has product MKKNFLISALALGVALCATAPAALAQAEPGLTDKTIKIGMFSPMSGASMNYGFDVINAAKMYYDKINKEGGVNGRKIELVVEDDRCNANDLLAAVKKLTEQDQVFLLNGGSCSAAVVGAREYVERAKIPLVMLNASGDGALYPPSKYIYGAFSISQHAVGGSMVQFASEHLKAKKIGYINHDDAYGGWNLESAQAQAKALGGIDLQVQSVNPNITDVTAPMLKIKAANPDVLLLTTYARPVSLIVKRAFELGFNKPIVLAVNSTADLKQLVENVGNKDAFKNVYIQEVLADVPGGPKLKWVYDMYKAAYPDLASKPGHPQAYMPYGIPPAMAVVNALKAAGPNPTREKVLAALSTMKFDSGVMAGPIEFGPDDRAAQESAIYIKFDGSNMALVPGSYKSVWKYKP; this is encoded by the coding sequence ATGAAAAAGAACTTCCTGATTTCGGCACTGGCCCTGGGCGTGGCGCTCTGCGCAACGGCGCCCGCCGCGCTCGCGCAGGCCGAACCCGGCCTGACCGACAAGACCATCAAGATCGGCATGTTCTCGCCGATGTCGGGCGCGTCGATGAACTACGGCTTCGACGTCATCAACGCCGCGAAGATGTACTACGACAAGATCAACAAGGAAGGCGGCGTGAACGGCCGCAAGATCGAGCTCGTGGTGGAAGACGACCGCTGCAACGCCAACGACCTGCTGGCCGCGGTGAAGAAGCTCACCGAGCAGGACCAGGTGTTCCTGCTCAACGGCGGCTCCTGCTCGGCCGCCGTGGTGGGCGCGCGCGAATACGTCGAGCGCGCGAAGATCCCGCTGGTCATGCTCAACGCCTCGGGCGACGGCGCGCTGTATCCGCCGTCCAAGTACATCTACGGCGCGTTCTCCATCTCTCAGCACGCGGTGGGCGGCTCGATGGTGCAGTTCGCGAGCGAGCACCTCAAGGCGAAGAAGATCGGCTACATCAACCACGACGACGCCTACGGCGGCTGGAACCTGGAGTCGGCCCAGGCGCAGGCCAAGGCGCTCGGCGGCATCGACCTGCAGGTGCAGTCGGTCAACCCGAACATCACCGACGTCACGGCGCCCATGCTCAAGATCAAGGCCGCCAACCCCGACGTGCTGCTGCTCACCACCTATGCGCGGCCGGTGAGCCTGATCGTCAAGCGCGCCTTCGAGCTGGGCTTCAACAAGCCCATCGTGCTGGCCGTGAACTCCACCGCCGACCTCAAGCAGTTGGTGGAGAACGTCGGCAACAAGGATGCGTTCAAGAACGTGTACATCCAGGAAGTGCTGGCCGACGTGCCCGGCGGCCCCAAGCTGAAGTGGGTGTACGACATGTACAAGGCCGCCTACCCCGACCTGGCTTCCAAGCCCGGCCACCCGCAGGCCTACATGCCCTACGGCATTCCGCCCGCGATGGCCGTGGTCAATGCGCTGAAGGCCGCCGGCCCCAACCCGACGCGCGAGAAGGTGCTCGCGGCGCTGTCGACCATGAAGTTCGACTCCGGCGTGATGGCCGGCCCGATCGAATTCGGCCCCGACGACCGCGCGGCGCAGGAGTCGGCCATCTACATCAAGTTCGACGGCAGCAACATGGCCCTGGTGCCCGGCAGCTACAAGAGCGTGTGGAAGTACAAGCCCTGA
- a CDS encoding GntR family transcriptional regulator — MDTLSQQVTETLRTWILHGRLQPGMRVEEVPIAETLKVSRTPVRAALAALAMEGLIDHQPKKGYLVRSFALEDILAAYEVRSVLEGLACRRFAALGVDKPTAALLQECLREGDEILAKGQLLVEDLAPYQQMNVRLHNALMHGAGNQWIVRFGAQAQAVPFASDRIMLWHDHGVILRSHDDHHRIVQAVISGDAARAEQLMREHVYYAGILLRDNYQRLLDERSRDGLPPTLMNEPAAS, encoded by the coding sequence ATGGACACACTCTCCCAACAAGTCACAGAGACGCTGCGCACCTGGATCCTTCACGGCCGGCTGCAGCCGGGCATGCGCGTGGAAGAAGTGCCGATCGCCGAAACCCTCAAGGTGTCGCGCACGCCGGTGCGCGCCGCGCTGGCCGCGCTGGCGATGGAGGGGCTGATCGACCACCAGCCGAAGAAGGGTTACCTGGTGCGCTCGTTCGCGCTCGAGGACATCCTGGCGGCCTACGAGGTGCGCTCGGTGCTGGAAGGGCTGGCCTGCCGGCGCTTCGCCGCGCTGGGCGTGGACAAGCCGACCGCCGCGCTGTTGCAGGAGTGCCTGCGCGAAGGCGACGAAATACTTGCGAAGGGGCAGCTGCTGGTCGAAGACCTCGCGCCCTACCAGCAGATGAACGTGCGGCTGCACAACGCGCTGATGCACGGCGCGGGCAACCAGTGGATCGTGCGCTTCGGCGCGCAGGCGCAGGCGGTGCCGTTCGCGTCGGACCGCATCATGCTGTGGCACGACCACGGCGTGATCCTGCGTTCGCACGACGACCACCACCGCATCGTGCAGGCGGTGATTTCAGGCGACGCGGCGCGCGCGGAGCAGTTGATGCGCGAGCATGTGTACTACGCCGGCATCCTGCTGCGCGACAACTACCAGCGGCTGCTGGACGAGCGCAGCCGCGACGGGCTGCCGCCCACGCTCATGAACGAGCCGGCTGCTTCCTGA
- a CDS encoding aminotransferase class V-fold PLP-dependent enzyme: protein MEIYLDANATTPVLAQARTAALEAMAGDFGNPSSIHSTGLKARALMDAVRVRARRVTGAPTGQLLFLSGATEGIQTAVLSALSALRARRRAGDAGPDLLLYGATEHKAVPEALKHWNALLGLDLRVLAIPVGRDGRHDLDWLRVHAPRAGLVCTMAANNETGVVSDLDGIAAALAHSPALWMVDSVQALGKLPLRLGELPIDYAPFSGHKLYAPKGIGLLYVRQGAPFTPLMAGGGQEDALRSGTENMSGIAALGAVLAALEEGRTFRDHDTLHGYRERLSAALRDAFAGLVFNAPPALSLPTTLNFSVPGLSSKLLLDLFDAADMRVSGGSACSAAKAQPSHVLEAMGLPGWQAASAVRLSFGPAADSDFIDEACARIRACGESLRASCLGSVPQVSALPPDRLTRFVVDGACCYLLADAASRRCVVIDPLPELTGQLTQWLRCHGYTLAAVLDTHSHGDHASSGPELRAAVPAQQVEPGAVDALGWPLGTQQIVLGALRLTRLAAPGHTADSTAYLLHDTDGLCLAFVGDTVMPGALGRSDFAQSAPSAFGPSLRVLAQALAPSTLMLPGHDYDDRFATTLDIESAAQPLLDGVLRGSLDAAGFASAKETLERDLGLTEYRTMACGARVDRSTAETTPELTQEAFAALRLQQPDMLLVDVREPYEQRLGQPPGSAPDARLRAVPLSGLLNALPGWLALPEETPVLFFCRSGNRSAQAARALRRLGRAQAWSLAGGLALWPHAAQSEKAIRP, encoded by the coding sequence ATGGAAATCTATCTAGACGCCAACGCCACCACCCCCGTTCTCGCCCAGGCGCGCACCGCTGCGCTGGAGGCCATGGCAGGCGACTTCGGCAACCCCAGCAGCATCCACAGCACCGGCCTGAAAGCCCGCGCGCTGATGGACGCCGTGCGCGTGCGCGCCCGGCGGGTGACGGGTGCGCCCACCGGGCAATTGCTGTTCCTCAGCGGCGCGACCGAGGGAATCCAGACCGCCGTGCTTTCCGCCTTGAGCGCGCTGCGCGCCCGGCGCCGGGCCGGCGACGCGGGGCCGGACCTCCTGCTCTACGGCGCGACCGAACACAAGGCCGTGCCCGAGGCGCTGAAGCACTGGAATGCGCTGCTGGGGCTGGACCTGCGGGTGCTGGCCATCCCCGTCGGTCGCGATGGCCGCCATGACCTGGACTGGCTGCGTGTCCATGCGCCGCGCGCCGGACTGGTCTGCACGATGGCGGCGAACAACGAGACCGGCGTCGTGAGCGACCTCGACGGCATCGCCGCGGCGCTCGCGCACAGCCCCGCGCTGTGGATGGTGGACAGCGTGCAGGCGCTCGGCAAGCTGCCCTTGCGGCTGGGCGAACTGCCGATCGACTACGCCCCGTTCTCGGGCCACAAGCTCTACGCCCCCAAGGGCATCGGCCTGCTCTATGTGCGGCAGGGCGCGCCCTTCACGCCGCTGATGGCCGGCGGCGGCCAGGAAGACGCCCTGCGCTCCGGCACCGAGAACATGTCGGGCATCGCCGCCCTCGGCGCCGTGCTGGCGGCGCTGGAAGAAGGCCGGACCTTCAGGGACCACGACACGCTGCACGGCTACCGCGAGCGCCTTTCGGCGGCGCTGCGGGACGCCTTTGCGGGCCTGGTGTTCAACGCACCGCCGGCGCTGTCGCTGCCGACGACGCTCAATTTCTCGGTGCCGGGCTTGAGTTCTAAGCTGCTGCTGGACCTGTTCGATGCCGCCGACATGCGCGTGAGCGGCGGCTCCGCCTGCAGCGCCGCCAAGGCGCAGCCGAGCCATGTGCTGGAAGCCATGGGGCTGCCCGGATGGCAGGCGGCCTCGGCGGTGCGCCTGTCTTTCGGCCCGGCCGCCGACAGCGACTTCATCGACGAGGCCTGCGCCCGCATCCGGGCCTGCGGCGAATCGTTGCGCGCAAGCTGCCTGGGCTCCGTGCCGCAAGTTTCAGCGTTGCCGCCCGATCGGCTGACCCGCTTCGTGGTGGACGGTGCCTGCTGCTACCTGCTGGCCGATGCGGCCAGCAGGCGCTGCGTCGTCATCGATCCGCTGCCCGAGCTGACAGGGCAACTGACGCAATGGCTGCGCTGCCACGGCTACACGCTGGCCGCGGTGCTCGACACCCACAGCCACGGCGACCATGCATCCTCGGGCCCCGAGCTCCGCGCGGCCGTGCCCGCGCAGCAGGTCGAGCCGGGCGCCGTGGACGCGCTCGGCTGGCCTCTGGGCACGCAGCAGATCGTGCTGGGGGCGCTGCGCCTCACCCGATTGGCCGCGCCCGGCCACACCGCGGACTCCACCGCCTACCTGCTGCACGACACCGACGGCTTGTGCCTGGCCTTCGTCGGCGACACGGTCATGCCGGGCGCCTTGGGGCGCAGCGACTTCGCGCAAAGCGCGCCGTCGGCATTCGGCCCCTCGCTCCGCGTGCTGGCGCAGGCGCTCGCGCCGAGCACGCTGATGCTGCCCGGCCACGACTACGACGACCGTTTCGCCACCACGCTGGACATCGAGAGCGCGGCCCAGCCGCTGCTGGACGGCGTTCTGCGCGGCAGCCTGGACGCGGCCGGCTTCGCCAGTGCCAAGGAAACGCTGGAACGCGACCTGGGCCTCACCGAATACCGGACCATGGCCTGCGGCGCCCGGGTGGATCGCAGCACCGCCGAGACGACGCCGGAGCTGACGCAGGAGGCCTTCGCGGCCCTGCGCTTGCAGCAACCCGACATGCTGCTGGTCGACGTGCGCGAACCCTATGAGCAACGGCTCGGGCAGCCACCCGGATCGGCACCCGACGCTCGCCTGCGGGCCGTGCCGCTGTCGGGGTTGCTCAACGCACTGCCCGGCTGGCTGGCACTGCCGGAGGAAACACCGGTGCTGTTCTTCTGCCGCAGCGGCAACCGCAGCGCACAGGCAGCCAGGGCGCTGCGCCGCCTTGGCCGCGCGCAGGCCTGGAGCCTTGCCGGCGGCCTGGCGCTGTGGCCACACGCCGCGCAATCGGAAAAGGCGATCCGTCCATGA
- a CDS encoding acyl-CoA thioesterase: protein MTTDPATASRLVDELVALMQLEPLGGDRFRAQSEDIGTPAVFGGQVLGQSLMAASLTVGAERPVHSMHAYFLLPGEHAPIEYSVDRVRDGRSFTTRHVVARQQERIIFEMSASFQTVDEGVEHQFDMPAVAGPEGLISELDQRIALGDRLPEPWRTKAIQPHGIEYRRVDPEDLMAPLPRPTSAQSAIWMRAIAPLPDDPMVHRALLAYASDHGLLRAAMLPHGLSFMSGQVRPASLDHAMWFHRDFRMDDWLLYVLDSPSAGGARGLCRGSLYARDGRLVASAAQEGMLRIRKQPARS from the coding sequence ATGACCACCGATCCCGCCACCGCCTCCCGCCTCGTCGACGAACTCGTCGCGCTCATGCAGCTAGAACCCCTGGGCGGCGACCGCTTCCGGGCCCAGAGCGAAGACATCGGCACGCCAGCCGTCTTCGGCGGCCAGGTGCTCGGCCAGTCGCTCATGGCCGCCAGCCTCACGGTCGGCGCCGAGCGCCCGGTGCATTCGATGCACGCCTACTTCCTGCTGCCCGGCGAGCATGCGCCCATCGAATACAGCGTCGACCGCGTGCGCGACGGCCGCAGCTTCACCACCCGCCATGTGGTGGCGCGCCAGCAGGAGCGCATCATTTTCGAGATGTCGGCCTCGTTCCAGACCGTGGACGAGGGCGTCGAGCACCAGTTCGACATGCCCGCCGTGGCCGGCCCCGAAGGCCTGATCAGCGAGCTCGACCAGCGCATCGCCCTCGGCGACCGCCTGCCCGAGCCCTGGCGCACCAAGGCGATCCAGCCGCACGGCATTGAATACCGCCGCGTCGACCCCGAGGACCTGATGGCGCCGCTGCCGCGCCCGACCTCGGCGCAGAGCGCCATCTGGATGCGCGCCATCGCGCCGCTGCCCGACGACCCGATGGTGCACCGCGCGCTGCTGGCCTATGCCTCCGACCACGGCCTGCTGCGCGCCGCGATGCTGCCGCACGGCCTGAGCTTCATGAGCGGCCAGGTGCGCCCCGCCAGCCTGGACCACGCGATGTGGTTCCACCGCGATTTCCGCATGGACGACTGGCTGCTGTACGTGCTCGACTCGCCCAGCGCCGGCGGCGCGCGCGGCCTGTGCCGCGGCAGCCTCTATGCGCGCGACGGCCGGCTCGTGGCCTCGGCCGCGCAGGAAGGCATGCTGCGCATCAGGAAGCAGCCGGCTCGTTCATGA
- a CDS encoding SDR family NAD(P)-dependent oxidoreductase, producing the protein MAEHHAQPHGRLALVTGGGRGIGEAVCRRLAASGFRVVVADIDGDNARNVAQSMGEGHHFRQFDVSQEAAVEAAFDDIENSIGPVAAMVCVAGILLMPGGERSPIKDTTLEDWERTFAVNARSVFLCGRAYLRRREALPVAHGRIVTFGSVAAQLGGYRSSATYIGAKSAVLGLTKAMARESAHLGVTVNSVAPGLIDTDMLRGTVRSSGALDAAAANIPLGRIGTVDDVAGAVDYLVSEQAAYITGNVIDVNGGYRMQ; encoded by the coding sequence ATGGCGGAACATCATGCACAACCTCACGGCCGGCTGGCCCTCGTGACCGGCGGCGGCCGTGGCATCGGCGAGGCCGTGTGCCGCCGTCTCGCGGCCAGCGGCTTTCGCGTCGTGGTGGCCGATATCGACGGCGACAACGCGCGCAACGTGGCGCAATCGATGGGCGAGGGCCATCACTTCCGCCAGTTCGACGTGAGCCAGGAAGCCGCCGTCGAAGCGGCGTTCGACGACATCGAGAACAGCATCGGCCCGGTCGCCGCGATGGTCTGCGTGGCCGGCATCCTGCTGATGCCGGGCGGCGAGCGCTCGCCCATCAAGGACACCACGCTCGAGGACTGGGAACGCACCTTCGCCGTCAACGCGCGCAGCGTGTTCCTCTGCGGCCGCGCCTACCTGCGCCGGCGCGAGGCACTGCCGGTGGCGCACGGCCGCATCGTCACTTTCGGCTCGGTGGCGGCGCAACTGGGCGGCTACCGCTCCAGCGCGACCTACATCGGCGCCAAGTCGGCAGTGCTGGGCCTGACGAAGGCGATGGCGCGCGAATCGGCGCACCTGGGCGTCACGGTCAATTCGGTGGCGCCGGGCCTCATCGACACCGACATGCTGCGCGGCACCGTGCGCAGCAGCGGCGCGCTCGACGCGGCGGCCGCCAACATCCCGCTCGGTCGCATCGGCACGGTGGACGACGTGGCCGGCGCGGTCGACTACCTGGTCTCGGAGCAGGCGGCGTACATCACGGGCAACGTGATCGACGTCAACGGCGGCTACCGCATGCAGTAA